A single region of the Alteriqipengyuania flavescens genome encodes:
- a CDS encoding long-chain-fatty-acid--CoA ligase, with the protein MTVNKAAPEHPAASDYQHPGNWDLDLPPLTMPEMFLGSAARRGDAPLADFMGRRFSYSDMAREARRFAAGLAERGIGKGDRIGLFLPNVPIYIAAYYGTMIAGAIAVNFSPLYTVEELSDQVEDSGITLLVTIDSAAVLPTALKVLDASSLKGLVVGRLADALPTVKSLALRLLGRKQLTAIPDRADVHHWADFLGSQEADPVALDAETDLALLQYTGGTTGRPKGAMLSHQNLTANARQVNAIDPFDPEDPDVILGVLPFFHVFANTCVLNRTVLKGGMIAMLPRFDAKQALKTLERVSATSFPGVPTMYQALLDHPQFAKTDFTSLRICISGGAPMPAPVQEKFGAATGARLVEGYGLTESSGVVSTNPYEGENRSGTIGQPLPATRVKLLDKENAELDAPAGKPGELVIAGPQVMCGYWNRPDADETAFARRGNDTWLRTGDVAVIDAQGYLQIVDRIKDMISVGGFKVFPSHIEDVLLEHPAVKEVLALGIPDDYLGEVPAAYVTLQHGDDAEISADGLREWTNARVGKHERLKLVEIRASLPKTMIGKLDRKALRAEVLG; encoded by the coding sequence ATGACTGTCAATAAGGCCGCGCCCGAACATCCTGCCGCATCCGATTACCAGCATCCCGGTAACTGGGACCTGGACCTGCCGCCGCTCACCATGCCGGAGATGTTCCTCGGCAGCGCGGCAAGGCGCGGCGATGCGCCGCTGGCGGATTTCATGGGGCGGCGCTTCTCCTATTCGGACATGGCGCGCGAGGCGCGGCGCTTCGCCGCCGGCCTGGCGGAGCGCGGAATCGGCAAGGGCGACCGCATCGGCTTGTTCCTGCCCAACGTGCCGATCTACATCGCCGCCTATTACGGCACGATGATCGCCGGGGCGATCGCAGTGAATTTCTCGCCCCTCTACACGGTCGAGGAATTGTCCGACCAGGTCGAGGATTCGGGCATCACCCTGCTCGTCACCATCGACAGCGCCGCGGTTCTGCCAACGGCGCTCAAGGTGCTGGACGCATCGTCGCTCAAGGGCCTCGTCGTCGGGCGGCTGGCCGATGCGCTGCCCACCGTGAAGAGCCTTGCACTGCGGCTGCTCGGCCGCAAGCAGCTGACCGCGATCCCCGACCGCGCCGATGTGCACCACTGGGCGGATTTCCTTGGCTCGCAGGAAGCGGATCCGGTCGCGCTGGACGCCGAAACCGACCTTGCGCTGCTGCAATATACCGGCGGCACCACCGGGCGGCCCAAGGGCGCAATGCTCAGCCACCAGAACCTGACCGCCAACGCGCGGCAGGTGAACGCGATCGACCCGTTCGATCCGGAAGACCCCGACGTGATCTTGGGCGTGCTGCCGTTCTTCCACGTCTTTGCCAACACCTGCGTCCTCAACCGCACCGTGCTGAAAGGCGGGATGATCGCCATGCTTCCGCGCTTCGATGCGAAACAGGCGCTCAAGACGCTGGAGCGGGTCAGCGCGACCAGCTTCCCCGGGGTGCCGACGATGTACCAGGCGCTGCTCGACCATCCGCAATTCGCGAAGACCGATTTTACCTCGCTGCGCATCTGCATTTCGGGCGGCGCCCCGATGCCTGCGCCGGTGCAGGAGAAGTTCGGCGCGGCCACCGGTGCGCGGCTGGTCGAAGGCTATGGCCTCACCGAAAGTTCGGGCGTGGTCTCGACCAATCCCTACGAAGGCGAGAACCGTAGCGGCACGATCGGCCAGCCGCTTCCGGCGACCCGCGTGAAATTGCTCGACAAGGAAAATGCGGAGCTGGACGCGCCGGCAGGCAAGCCGGGCGAACTCGTCATCGCCGGGCCGCAGGTCATGTGCGGATACTGGAACCGGCCCGATGCGGACGAGACCGCATTCGCCAGGCGCGGCAACGACACGTGGCTGCGCACCGGCGATGTCGCGGTGATCGACGCGCAGGGCTACCTCCAGATCGTCGACCGCATCAAGGACATGATCTCCGTCGGCGGGTTCAAGGTGTTCCCGAGCCATATCGAGGACGTGCTGCTCGAACACCCGGCGGTGAAGGAGGTGCTCGCGCTCGGCATTCCGGACGATTATCTCGGCGAGGTGCCGGCAGCCTATGTCACGCTGCAGCACGGCGACGACGCGGAGATCAGCGCGGACGGCCTGCGCGAGTGGACCAACGCCCGCGTCGGCAAGCACGAGCGGCTGAAGCTGGTGGAGATCCGTGCCAGCCTGCCCAAGACCATGATCGGCAAGCTCGACCGCAAGGCCCTGCGCGCCGAAGTGCTGGGTTAA
- a CDS encoding DUF1013 domain-containing protein produces MSQATPLMPHATAQWLVDNTALTFEQIAEFCGLHILEVQAMADDLASSKYTGRDPVHSGELTHEEIEKGQNDPEHALVMQRAPVSVSRTKGPRYTPVSKRQDKPDGIQWLLKNHPEVSDAQISKLIGTTRNTIGAIRDRSHWNIQNIQAKDPVTLGLCSQRELDAVVAKAAKKAGLEAAQEDVGKAADERSALIEELKAEREQAVKDAAEAAQEAEAEAWLARKREAEDGEA; encoded by the coding sequence GTGTCCCAAGCAACCCCGCTGATGCCGCACGCGACCGCCCAGTGGCTGGTCGACAACACCGCCCTCACCTTCGAACAGATCGCCGAATTCTGCGGCCTGCATATCCTCGAAGTGCAGGCGATGGCGGACGACCTGGCCAGCAGCAAGTACACCGGCCGCGACCCGGTCCACTCGGGCGAACTGACGCATGAGGAGATCGAAAAGGGCCAGAACGATCCCGAACACGCGCTGGTGATGCAGCGCGCGCCGGTTTCGGTCAGCCGTACCAAGGGCCCGCGCTACACGCCCGTGTCGAAGCGGCAGGACAAGCCGGACGGCATCCAGTGGCTGCTCAAGAACCACCCTGAAGTCTCCGACGCGCAGATTTCCAAGCTGATCGGCACCACCCGCAACACCATTGGCGCCATCCGCGACCGTTCGCACTGGAACATCCAGAACATCCAGGCGAAGGATCCCGTGACGCTCGGCCTGTGCTCGCAGCGCGAGCTTGATGCCGTGGTCGCCAAGGCGGCGAAGAAGGCCGGCCTCGAAGCGGCACAGGAAGATGTCGGCAAGGCCGCCGACGAGCGCAGCGCGCTGATCGAGGAACTGAAGGCGGAACGCGAGCAGGCGGTGAAGGATGCCGCCGAAGCCGCGCAGGAAGCCGAGGCCGAAGCATGGCTCGCCCGCAAGCGCGAGGCCGAAGACGGCGAAGCCTGA
- a CDS encoding NAD(P)H-quinone oxidoreductase produces the protein MSDTMTDTMTAIGYDAPGEPQVLRPEELDMPRPGPGQVLVRVAHAGVNRPDVVQRKGFYPPPPGAPKTPGLEIAGEIAELGDGVAQWSAGDRVCALVPGGGYAEYCLAHAGHCLPVPAGLPLHEAAALPETLFTVWHNVFQRGMAKDGETILVHGGTSGIGTTAIQLANAFDIEIIVTCGSDEKCAAARRIGAAHAINYKTTDFAAEVERITEGAGVHMVLDMVSGDYVARNIKCLKPGGRHVTIAVQGGLQAEINMAQVMQKRLVLTGSTLRPRDDTFKVLLANDIRENAWPLVEDGSLRPIMAKRFPLAEAAAAHAYMESGDLVGKIVLDA, from the coding sequence ATGTCCGACACGATGACCGATACGATGACCGCCATCGGTTACGACGCGCCGGGCGAGCCGCAAGTCCTGCGGCCCGAAGAGCTCGACATGCCGCGCCCCGGACCGGGCCAGGTGCTGGTCCGCGTGGCGCATGCCGGGGTCAACCGCCCCGACGTGGTCCAGCGCAAGGGCTTCTACCCGCCGCCTCCCGGTGCGCCGAAGACGCCGGGCCTCGAAATCGCGGGCGAAATTGCGGAGCTGGGCGACGGGGTGGCGCAATGGTCGGCCGGCGACCGCGTCTGCGCGCTGGTCCCGGGGGGAGGCTATGCCGAATACTGCCTTGCCCACGCGGGCCATTGCCTGCCGGTGCCCGCCGGACTGCCCCTGCACGAGGCGGCGGCCCTGCCGGAAACGCTGTTCACCGTGTGGCACAACGTCTTCCAGCGCGGCATGGCGAAGGATGGGGAGACGATCCTGGTCCACGGCGGCACCAGCGGCATCGGCACCACCGCGATCCAGCTTGCCAATGCGTTCGACATAGAGATCATCGTCACCTGCGGCAGCGACGAGAAATGCGCCGCCGCCCGCCGCATCGGCGCGGCCCATGCGATCAATTACAAGACGACCGATTTCGCCGCCGAGGTGGAGCGGATTACCGAAGGCGCCGGCGTGCACATGGTGCTCGACATGGTGTCGGGCGATTACGTGGCGCGGAACATCAAGTGCCTGAAGCCCGGCGGTCGCCATGTGACCATCGCGGTGCAGGGCGGGCTGCAGGCGGAAATCAACATGGCGCAGGTGATGCAGAAACGGCTGGTCCTGACCGGATCGACGCTGCGCCCGCGCGACGACACGTTCAAGGTGCTGCTCGCGAACGATATCCGCGAAAATGCCTGGCCGCTGGTCGAAGACGGGTCGCTGCGCCCGATCATGGCGAAACGCTTCCCGCTGGCGGAGGCCGCGGCTGCCCACGCCTATATGGAAAGCGGCGATCTCGTCGGGAAGATCGTCCTCGACGCCTAA
- a CDS encoding DUF1192 domain-containing protein: MDEDDLPRRKGDAADQLRREDLDSYSRHELDARIHLLEAEIARVEAHRDKASAHMKAADALFGGGKPAGEG, from the coding sequence ATGGACGAAGACGACCTGCCCCGCCGCAAGGGCGATGCCGCCGACCAGCTTCGGCGCGAGGATCTGGACAGCTATTCGCGGCACGAGCTCGACGCGCGGATCCATCTGCTGGAAGCGGAGATCGCCCGCGTCGAGGCGCACCGCGACAAGGCATCGGCCCATATGAAGGCCGCCGACGCGCTTTTCGGCGGCGGGAAGCCCGCCGGCGAGGGATGA
- the clpA gene encoding ATP-dependent Clp protease ATP-binding subunit ClpA yields the protein MPSFAQSLEKSLHNALAAASDRRHEYATLEHLLLALIDDDDAVEVMKACGVDLGELGGVVRQYLDQEYQSLKVEGESDPQPTAGFQRVIQRAILHVQSSGKDTVTGANVLVALFSERDSYAVYFLQQQDMSRLDAVSFISHGIGKGGKQLESRTPEGADEDAMDEADAKAGKKETALDQFTVNLNKKAEDGKVDPLIGRGPEVDRTVQILCRRSKNNPLYVGDPGVGKTAIAEGLARKIVEGDVPEVLQDAVIYSLDMGALLAGTRYRGDFEERLKQVVNELESMPEAVLFIDEIHTVIGAGATSGGAMDASNLLKPALSSGSIRCIGSTTYKEFRNHFEKDRALLRRFQKIDVNEPTIEDTVEILKGLRSAFEDHHKVKYTPDAIKTAVELSARYINDRKLPDKAIDVIDEVGAMQMLVPPSRRKKKITAREIEAVIATMARIPPKSVSTDDKKALEGLEKDLKRLVFGQDKAIEVLSSAMKLSRAGLRDPDKPIGSFLFSGPTGVGKTEVARSLASIMGIELKRFDMSEYMERHSVSRLIGAPPGYVGYDQGGLLTDAIDQNPHCVLLLDEIEKAHPDLFNILLQVMDNGRLTDHHGKTVDFRNVVLIMTTNAGAAMMETRGIGFGDVSKADAGEEAVKKLFTPEFRNRLDAIVPFAYLGTDTVSRVVDKFVLQLELQLAEQNVDITFDADARGWLAKRGYDKLFGARPMARLIQEKVKQPLAEELLFGKLSDGGEVAVSVKDDKLAFELTPSAPKPKRKPAAKKKAAPKTKPAADATGEDIGGDDGCTDTQD from the coding sequence ATGCCAAGTTTCGCACAAAGCCTCGAAAAGTCCCTCCACAACGCGCTCGCCGCAGCCAGCGACCGACGCCACGAATATGCCACGCTGGAGCACCTGCTGCTGGCGCTGATCGACGATGACGATGCCGTCGAGGTGATGAAAGCCTGCGGCGTCGACCTCGGCGAACTGGGCGGCGTGGTGCGCCAGTATCTCGACCAGGAATACCAGTCGCTGAAAGTGGAGGGCGAAAGCGATCCGCAGCCGACCGCCGGCTTTCAGCGGGTGATCCAGCGCGCCATCCTGCACGTTCAGTCTTCCGGCAAGGACACCGTCACCGGCGCGAACGTGCTGGTCGCGCTGTTTTCCGAACGCGACAGCTACGCCGTCTATTTCCTGCAGCAGCAGGACATGAGCCGGCTGGATGCCGTCAGCTTCATCAGCCACGGCATCGGCAAGGGCGGCAAGCAGCTGGAAAGCCGCACGCCCGAAGGCGCGGACGAAGACGCGATGGACGAGGCGGATGCCAAGGCCGGCAAGAAGGAAACCGCGCTCGACCAGTTCACCGTCAACCTCAACAAGAAGGCGGAAGACGGCAAGGTCGACCCGCTGATCGGCCGCGGGCCGGAAGTCGATCGCACGGTCCAGATCCTCTGCCGCCGCAGCAAGAACAACCCGCTCTACGTCGGCGATCCCGGCGTCGGGAAAACCGCGATTGCCGAAGGTCTTGCCCGCAAGATCGTGGAAGGCGACGTGCCCGAAGTGTTGCAGGACGCAGTGATCTATTCGCTCGACATGGGCGCCCTGCTCGCCGGCACGCGCTATCGCGGCGATTTCGAGGAGCGGCTGAAGCAGGTCGTGAACGAGCTCGAGAGCATGCCCGAAGCAGTGCTGTTCATCGACGAGATCCACACGGTGATCGGGGCCGGCGCCACCAGCGGCGGGGCGATGGACGCCTCCAACCTGCTCAAGCCCGCTTTGTCGAGCGGCAGCATCCGCTGCATCGGTTCGACCACCTACAAGGAATTCCGCAACCACTTCGAAAAGGACCGCGCCCTGCTGCGCCGGTTCCAGAAGATCGACGTCAACGAACCGACGATCGAGGATACGGTGGAAATCCTGAAGGGCCTGCGCAGCGCGTTCGAGGATCACCATAAGGTCAAATACACGCCCGACGCGATCAAGACCGCGGTGGAGCTGTCGGCCCGCTACATCAACGACCGCAAGCTGCCCGACAAGGCGATCGACGTGATCGACGAAGTGGGCGCGATGCAGATGCTGGTCCCGCCCAGCCGCCGCAAGAAGAAGATCACCGCGCGCGAGATCGAGGCCGTGATCGCGACGATGGCGCGCATCCCGCCGAAATCGGTCAGCACCGACGACAAGAAGGCGCTCGAAGGGCTGGAAAAGGACCTCAAGCGGCTCGTCTTCGGGCAGGACAAGGCCATCGAGGTGCTATCCAGCGCGATGAAGCTGTCGCGCGCGGGCCTGCGCGATCCGGACAAGCCGATCGGCAGCTTCCTGTTCAGCGGCCCGACCGGCGTCGGCAAGACCGAAGTCGCCCGCTCGCTCGCCAGCATCATGGGGATCGAGCTCAAGCGCTTCGACATGTCGGAATACATGGAGCGCCACAGCGTCTCCCGTCTGATCGGCGCGCCTCCGGGCTATGTCGGTTACGACCAGGGCGGCCTGCTGACCGATGCGATCGACCAGAACCCGCACTGCGTCCTGCTGCTCGACGAGATCGAGAAGGCGCATCCGGACCTGTTCAACATCCTGCTGCAGGTGATGGATAACGGCCGCCTGACCGACCATCACGGCAAGACGGTGGACTTCCGCAACGTCGTGCTGATCATGACGACCAACGCCGGGGCGGCGATGATGGAAACGCGCGGGATCGGCTTCGGCGACGTGTCGAAGGCCGATGCGGGCGAGGAAGCGGTGAAGAAGCTCTTCACGCCGGAATTCCGCAACCGCCTGGATGCCATCGTGCCCTTCGCCTATCTGGGCACCGACACGGTCAGCCGGGTGGTCGACAAGTTCGTCCTCCAGCTGGAACTGCAGCTGGCCGAGCAGAACGTGGACATCACTTTCGATGCCGATGCGCGCGGCTGGCTGGCCAAGCGCGGCTACGACAAGCTGTTCGGCGCCCGGCCGATGGCCCGCCTGATCCAGGAAAAGGTCAAGCAGCCGCTGGCGGAAGAACTGTTGTTCGGCAAATTGTCCGACGGCGGTGAGGTCGCGGTGAGCGTGAAGGACGACAAGCTCGCCTTCGAGCTGACCCCGTCTGCTCCCAAGCCCAAGCGCAAGCCGGCGGCAAAGAAGAAGGCCGCGCCGAAGACGAAGCCCGCCGCCGATGCCACCGGCGAGGATATTGGCGGCGACGACGGCTGCACCGATACGCAGGACTGA
- a CDS encoding M1 family metallopeptidase codes for MRHVLLPALLATAALPATVLPAAAQDTPAELQAPPLAERTSASGFALTAAQAATDLPHLDLMLKVDPATRTIDGMADYTVKATAPLQRAEFDLDPRFAITSVTVNGRPGRWTNDGGFLSIDLGRTLRAGQTAKVTIAWNGAPHVARRAPWDGGFVWSETPEGAPWIATAVQMNGCDLFWPCIDHPIKEIGRLDSTIVVPEGLTAAGNGKLVGSSTEDGWTSWNWSTRNPNTYAVALNIGPYELASTEYASRFGNTIPLKFWHLPGHGEDAAELLEEMKSYLDFFEEMIGPYPFADEKVGLAETPHLGMEHQTINAYGNEFKPSPQGYDWLAQHEFSHEWFANQLTNTAPNHMWLHEGLGTYMQPLFLQWRDGEAAYQAALVTQRQGLLNRSPVVPAAPITSAHYLDEEAGWGRDIYGKGSEMAHTLRQLIGDEAFFTTIRRIVYGRPDPRPGNFVPQFADTDDFQRIAEEESGRDLDWFFDAYLREAALPVLTATRNGGTLELAWERESGEPFPMPVEVRFDGRLETVPMTGGTGSISLGSDSMHYVLDPMNKVLRFSPAIDEWQTWMMQQRGMRRGG; via the coding sequence TTGCGCCACGTCCTTTTGCCGGCCCTCCTGGCCACTGCCGCCCTGCCGGCCACTGTCCTGCCTGCCGCCGCGCAGGATACGCCCGCCGAATTGCAGGCGCCCCCGCTGGCGGAGCGGACCTCGGCCAGCGGCTTCGCGCTCACCGCAGCGCAAGCCGCGACGGATCTGCCGCATCTCGACCTGATGCTGAAAGTCGACCCGGCGACCCGCACGATCGACGGGATGGCCGATTACACGGTGAAGGCGACCGCGCCCTTGCAGCGCGCCGAATTCGACCTCGACCCCCGTTTCGCCATCACCTCGGTCACGGTGAACGGCCGCCCTGGGCGCTGGACCAACGATGGCGGGTTCCTGTCCATCGACCTCGGCCGAACCTTGCGCGCCGGCCAGACCGCAAAGGTCACCATCGCCTGGAACGGCGCACCGCATGTCGCGCGCCGCGCCCCGTGGGACGGTGGTTTCGTGTGGAGCGAAACCCCTGAAGGCGCGCCGTGGATCGCCACGGCGGTGCAGATGAACGGCTGCGACCTCTTCTGGCCGTGCATCGACCACCCGATCAAGGAAATCGGCCGGCTCGACAGCACCATCGTAGTTCCCGAAGGCCTGACCGCGGCGGGCAACGGCAAGCTGGTGGGCAGCTCGACCGAAGACGGCTGGACGAGCTGGAACTGGTCCACCCGCAACCCGAACACCTATGCGGTAGCGCTCAACATCGGGCCCTACGAACTGGCCAGCACCGAATATGCCAGCCGCTTCGGCAACACGATCCCGCTGAAGTTCTGGCACCTGCCCGGCCACGGCGAGGATGCAGCGGAACTGCTGGAGGAAATGAAGAGCTACCTCGATTTCTTCGAGGAGATGATCGGACCCTACCCCTTTGCCGACGAGAAGGTGGGCCTGGCCGAAACGCCGCATCTCGGCATGGAGCACCAGACGATCAACGCCTACGGCAATGAGTTCAAGCCATCGCCGCAAGGGTACGACTGGCTGGCGCAGCACGAGTTCAGCCATGAGTGGTTCGCCAACCAACTGACCAACACCGCGCCCAACCACATGTGGCTGCACGAGGGGCTGGGCACTTACATGCAGCCCCTGTTCTTGCAATGGCGCGACGGCGAGGCGGCCTACCAGGCGGCGCTCGTCACCCAGCGGCAGGGCCTGCTCAACCGGTCGCCGGTCGTGCCGGCAGCACCGATCACGAGCGCGCATTATCTTGACGAGGAAGCCGGCTGGGGCCGCGACATCTATGGCAAGGGCAGCGAGATGGCGCACACGCTGCGCCAGCTGATCGGCGACGAGGCGTTCTTCACCACCATCCGCCGCATCGTCTATGGGCGCCCCGACCCGCGCCCGGGCAATTTCGTGCCGCAATTCGCCGACACGGACGATTTCCAGCGTATCGCGGAAGAGGAAAGCGGGCGCGATCTCGACTGGTTTTTCGACGCCTACTTGCGCGAAGCCGCCCTTCCCGTCCTCACCGCGACGCGCAACGGCGGCACGCTGGAGCTCGCTTGGGAGCGGGAAAGCGGCGAGCCCTTCCCGATGCCGGTCGAAGTGCGCTTCGACGGCCGGCTGGAAACCGTCCCCATGACGGGCGGCACCGGCAGCATTTCGCTCGGTTCCGACAGCATGCATTACGTGCTCGATCCGATGAACAAGGTGCTGCGCTTCAGCCCAGCCATCGACGAATGGCAGACCTGGATGATGCAGCAGCGCGGCATGCGCCGCGGCGGCTGA
- a CDS encoding ligase-associated DNA damage response exonuclease yields the protein MAAPFSWIRPEPWGIHVVPADTWIDPSKAVPHALVTHGHADHARGGHGETVATPETLAIMELRYRTGAQDDAGEIPHRAVPIEYGETIRLKGGVDATYIPAGHVLGSAQILLEHAGERVICTGDYKRRADPTCPPFEVTPCDILITEATFGLPLFTHPPVEQEIGKILTALKENPDRCVLVGAYALGKAQRVIAELRAAGHDRTIYLHGAMERMCRLYEDHGVALGDLKLVSDADKDAMRGHVIVCPPSALNDRWSRRLPDPVTAMASGWMMVRQRARQRNVELPLVISDHADWNELTRTIQEVDPVESWITHGREEALLRWHQLHQRRARALALVGYDDEDD from the coding sequence ATGGCAGCACCGTTCTCCTGGATCCGGCCCGAGCCGTGGGGCATCCACGTGGTCCCGGCGGACACGTGGATCGACCCGTCGAAGGCGGTACCGCACGCGCTGGTCACCCACGGCCATGCCGACCACGCGCGTGGCGGGCATGGCGAGACCGTCGCCACACCCGAAACGCTGGCAATCATGGAGTTGCGCTATCGCACCGGGGCGCAAGACGATGCGGGGGAAATTCCGCACCGGGCCGTGCCGATCGAGTATGGCGAGACGATCCGGCTGAAAGGCGGGGTCGATGCGACCTACATCCCCGCCGGCCACGTCCTCGGCAGCGCGCAAATCCTGCTCGAGCATGCGGGCGAACGCGTGATCTGCACCGGCGACTACAAGCGCCGCGCCGACCCCACTTGCCCGCCTTTCGAAGTCACCCCGTGCGACATCCTTATCACCGAAGCGACTTTCGGCCTGCCGCTGTTCACCCATCCGCCGGTCGAGCAGGAAATCGGCAAGATCCTGACGGCGCTTAAGGAGAATCCCGATCGCTGCGTGCTCGTCGGCGCCTATGCGCTGGGCAAGGCGCAGCGCGTGATCGCCGAACTGCGCGCCGCGGGCCACGACCGGACCATCTACCTCCACGGCGCGATGGAACGGATGTGCCGCCTGTACGAGGATCACGGGGTCGCACTCGGCGACCTGAAGCTGGTGAGCGATGCGGACAAGGACGCAATGCGCGGCCACGTGATCGTGTGCCCGCCATCCGCGCTCAACGACCGCTGGAGCCGCCGCCTGCCCGATCCCGTTACCGCCATGGCGAGCGGGTGGATGATGGTCCGCCAGCGGGCGCGCCAGCGCAACGTGGAGCTGCCGCTGGTCATCTCCGACCATGCCGACTGGAACGAGCTTACCCGCACGATCCAGGAAGTCGATCCGGTCGAAAGTTGGATCACCCACGGGCGCGAGGAAGCGCTGCTGCGCTGGCACCAGCTGCACCAGCGCCGCGCCCGGGCCCTGGCGCTGGTCGGTTACGATGACGAGGATGACTAG
- a CDS encoding cisplatin damage response ATP-dependent DNA ligase, which yields MEEFAALIDRLVYTRSRNEKLRLIAEYLRATPDPDRGWALTALTDGLDFPAVKSSTIRNVMKERVDPVLWTLSRDFVGDTAETASLLWPAPAHDGTKSPSVGETVDLFGKMTRANVMTELPKLLDRLDISGRYALLKLATGAMRIGVSSRLGKVAFAQAFDVSVEDVEEYWHGLQPPYAELFAWAADGADPPDIANLPTFRPFMLAHPLEDTVVDLADYAAEWKWDGIRVQLVHAGGETRVYSRSGDDISATFPEMVDALAIPAVLDGELLVRGDTQGGAEGGAASFNALQQRLGRKTVSKKMLRESPAFVRLYDALILDGEDLRDKGWEQRRARLETFMARLPDTHFDISRIVEAENFDALAKIREGTRDDAIEGLMLKRRDSPYVAGRRTGLWYKWKRDPLLIDCVLMYAQRGSGKRSSFFSDYTFGCWDGDPDAGGELLPVGKAYSGFTDDELKKLDRHVRQNTTNRFGPVRETNKSLVFEVAFDSVHESKRHKSGLAMRFPRIHRIRWDKPVHEADRIEALRALIRD from the coding sequence ATGGAAGAGTTCGCCGCCCTGATCGACCGGTTGGTCTATACCCGCAGCCGCAACGAGAAGTTGCGCCTGATCGCGGAATATTTGCGCGCCACGCCCGATCCCGATCGCGGCTGGGCACTGACCGCGCTGACCGACGGGCTGGACTTCCCCGCGGTCAAATCGAGCACCATCCGCAACGTGATGAAAGAGCGGGTCGATCCGGTCCTGTGGACGCTCAGCCGCGATTTCGTGGGCGATACGGCAGAAACGGCGAGCCTGCTGTGGCCTGCGCCGGCACATGACGGCACGAAGTCACCGTCGGTCGGCGAAACCGTTGATTTGTTTGGCAAGATGACCCGCGCCAACGTGATGACCGAGTTGCCGAAACTGCTCGACCGGCTCGATATCTCGGGCCGCTATGCCCTGCTGAAGCTTGCCACTGGCGCGATGCGGATCGGCGTGTCCTCGCGCCTCGGCAAGGTCGCGTTCGCGCAGGCGTTCGACGTATCGGTGGAGGATGTCGAGGAGTACTGGCACGGGCTGCAGCCTCCCTATGCGGAGCTGTTCGCTTGGGCCGCCGATGGCGCGGATCCGCCTGACATCGCCAACCTGCCGACCTTCCGCCCCTTCATGCTCGCCCATCCGCTGGAGGACACGGTCGTCGACCTTGCCGACTATGCCGCGGAGTGGAAGTGGGACGGCATTCGCGTGCAACTGGTCCACGCGGGCGGCGAAACGCGGGTCTATTCGCGCAGCGGGGACGATATTTCCGCGACTTTCCCGGAAATGGTCGATGCCCTGGCGATCCCGGCGGTGCTCGACGGGGAATTGCTGGTGCGGGGAGACACGCAAGGCGGTGCGGAAGGCGGCGCGGCTAGCTTCAACGCGCTCCAGCAGCGTCTGGGTCGCAAGACGGTCAGCAAGAAGATGCTGCGCGAAAGCCCCGCCTTCGTGCGCCTGTACGACGCGCTGATCCTGGATGGCGAGGACTTGCGCGATAAGGGCTGGGAGCAGCGCCGCGCCCGGCTCGAAACTTTCATGGCGCGCCTGCCCGACACGCATTTCGATATCTCGCGCATCGTCGAAGCGGAGAATTTCGACGCGCTGGCGAAAATCCGCGAGGGTACGCGCGACGATGCGATCGAAGGGCTGATGCTGAAGCGCCGCGACAGCCCCTACGTCGCCGGGCGCCGCACCGGCCTGTGGTACAAATGGAAGCGCGATCCGCTGCTGATCGATTGCGTGCTGATGTACGCCCAGCGCGGCAGCGGCAAACGATCGAGCTTCTTTTCCGATTACACCTTCGGCTGCTGGGACGGCGATCCCGATGCAGGCGGGGAGCTGTTGCCCGTCGGCAAGGCCTATTCCGGCTTCACCGACGACGAGCTGAAGAAGCTCGACCGCCATGTGCGGCAGAACACCACCAACCGTTTCGGCCCGGTGCGCGAAACCAACAAGAGCCTGGTGTTCGAAGTCGCCTTCGACAGCGTGCACGAAAGCAAGCGCCACAAGTCCGGCCTCGCCATGCGTTTCCCGCGCATCCACCGCATCCGCTGGGACAAGCCGGTGCACGAAGCCGACCGGATCGAGGCCTTGCGCGCCCTGATCCGCGATTGA